In the Aeromicrobium fastidiosum genome, CGAGATTCTGCGTACTGACCCTGACCTACTTGCCGGGGCGTCGCACGGGCGTGACGAAGGCCGTGGCGTCGGCGACATTGCCGTATCGACCGCCGCCACGGTTGCTAGCTCCTCGGCTTTCCAGGGTTTGGTTGAACGCTTTGCCCGAGCTCAAGGGATGACGGTCAGGATGGCTGCGTCTGCGCTTGAGTCCCGGATGCTCGTCACAGTTCACCGTGGTGACCAGCCGAATGCCGAGCAGATGCTTGCCTCGGTTGAGGCGCTGGTCGAAGCTCTCGAGTCCGATTGAGGAGCCGGGCGTGACGAACTTGGACACATGCGTCGAGGAGGCCCTCGCAGGCCTGGATGCTTCGATGCGCACCGAGTTCGCTTCCGCTCCGCTCCATACTCTGACCCAACGGCTCGGCATCAAGGTCAAGGCTGTGGACCACCTGCAACGACGTGACGACGGCGGCACATGCGACGGCGTTTCGTTCCTTCAGGATGACGTCATCTTGTACGCGGCGACCGGAAACCGGCGAGAGAACTTCACCCTCGCGCACGAGCTTGGTCACCGGCTCGTCGTCGACAACGACAACGTCCTTGATTGGCTCGCCGACCAGGACGAAACCGCAGCCGTCCTCGAGACCCTCTGCGACCGGATTGCCGCACGACTGTTGGTGCCCGGTGACGTCATCGACAACGTCATCGGCTCTGGCCCCCTCCGAGCACACCACGTGACCGACCTCGTAACTGCAACGAATGCAAGTCTCCCCGTCTGTGTCATCGCGCTCGCCACCCGACTCCCTGGAGTTGGCGCTATCGTCGTCACCGACCGAGTTTCAGAGACGGTCACGTACGCAAGCGTTCAACCACACCCAGTACAGGGTTGGCCCGTCGTACATCCGTGGCCCAACCAACGTGTTCCGGCCGGCCACCCGCTTCAGAACCTTGGCCCGGACGCAACGACAACCCGGAAGTCGTTCTGGGCAACACCGTGGGGCACGCGTGCCGACTTCTACCTCGATGCGCGCGCCGATGCCCGCCGCACGATCGCGATCCTCGCCGACACCGACCTCTGGGACGCCGAGGTGTTCCACCCGGCTACTACGCGTGATTTTGACCAACGTCCTGAACGCGAACTCAACTGCTGTGGACGCACCCAGAACGTCCGCGGCTACCCCTGCCAGACCTGCGACGGCCCGTACTGCCCCGAA is a window encoding:
- a CDS encoding ImmA/IrrE family metallo-endopeptidase, which encodes MTNLDTCVEEALAGLDASMRTEFASAPLHTLTQRLGIKVKAVDHLQRRDDGGTCDGVSFLQDDVILYAATGNRRENFTLAHELGHRLVVDNDNVLDWLADQDETAAVLETLCDRIAARLLVPGDVIDNVIGSGPLRAHHVTDLVTATNASLPVCVIALATRLPGVGAIVVTDRVSETVTYASVQPHPVQGWPVVHPWPNQRVPAGHPLQNLGPDATTTRKSFWATPWGTRADFYLDARADARRTIAILADTDLWDAEVFHPATTRDFDQRPERELNCCGRTQNVRGYPCQTCDGPYCPECGLCPCQRRAKNENRCAGPCGLQYLPHLLEDGKCDECR